The following nucleotide sequence is from Candidatus Thermoplasmatota archaeon.
GCTTCTTTTCATCCGAGATTTCTTTACAATCTTCGATGACTTCTTCAACAACTTCCCTTGTAAAGAATTTTTCCTTCCTTAATTCCAGTTCCTTAACGTCTATAGAAGGTATCTGGAGCATGTCATTTATTAAGTTTGTAAGTTTATCTACATTCTTCGCCATTATATCAAGTTTCTCTTTCTGAACTTTTGTAAGTTTTCCCAATTTTTCTCTTTTAAACAATTCGACATACGTTTTTATGGATGTAAGAGGTGTTCTTAGCTCATGCGCAACAACATCAAGAAATGTTGTCTTCATTTTTCCTAACTCTGCTTCTGCAAGTTCCCGGTAAGCTTTCTCCAGTTTTTTTCTCCTCTCAACGAGTTCTTCAACCAGCATTTCTCTGCTCATAAGGGTTACCTTTTCTTCCTCCAGTACCCCTCGCGGTAACTTTTCTACCATGCCCTCTCCGTATAACTTTTCCTTTATATTTGTTGGCATTTTCCTGAAATTCATAGTTATCATGGAATTTACATTGTCCTCGCCTAAACTCTGCTGTAATATCAAATAGGTTTTGTTCAAGATGTCCAAAAATTTCTGGATAATAAAATCCATTTTATTTTTTTCAGGATACTGCCGATATAAAGCTGCTATATCAATCTTTCCGTTTTTGCCTATTTCCACCCCGCTATTACTTCTATTCAGCAATATGGCAATTTCTTTTATGTCTTCAGGTCTGCATTTACGTAGCACCGGCTCCAGGACAGTCCTGAACAATACTATCGGAATGATCCAGTCAAATATCAAAAAATTTTTTTCTATAACTCTTCCGATAGCTTTCCTCGATTCATCAATGGCCTTTTCCCACGGAACAAAAGCGGAATATAATTCAATTAACCCAGATACCAGATCATAAAAAGCTTGGGAAAGATCATCTACCTCCAGTTTATTTATAACTTCCTCGATAGCTTTTGTATTCAAACGCTCATCAACACTTATGTAACTGCCTGCCAGCAATGGATGTTTGTCTATACGACTCTCCAGCAGTTCCTTAATGCTGTTTGTGCCGATAAGGGGAGCTATTTTATCGATGAAAAAATTAGCGAGTTGTTCATATGACCTTAGAATAGCAACATCATCTCTCAAAAGCATCTTGTATTCCTCTCCTTCCCCTGACTTTATTGACGATATAAGGTTTTTCTGAGCTATTATTATGCCAAGTTCAACGATGATAACACTTACAGGATATACAACAATTCCCAGTGGTGACCCATGTGATGACCATATTAGATCGTATATGAATATAAATGGCACTATCGAGAGAGATAGAATAAACCATAGGATATATGCCCTTTTGTAAACTGAATATACCTTTAGGACAAAAATTAGAATTGCAATGGAAAAAATGAAATTTATAAAAGCAAGAATGTCAGCGTTCATCATTTTATCACTTCTCTCCAATCCATATATATTCTACTTATACCATATAAAAGAATAGTAAAGGCCACCAATATCAATACATGTGCAATGCTCTCCATTACAGGAATAGAGCTCCCGATGGCCATCCGGGGCATAATAAAAAATATGTAACCCAGCAGGAGGAGAACCCCGCTGGTTGCAAGTATTGCACCCCTCCTTACTTTTACCAGTTTCATCAATCGGTTAAAATAATAAAACGAATTTGCTGCTAGGAATATAATTATTGTATTGGAGAATATCATTATTACCTGGATTTTTTCCATATCAGATAAAAACGATATCTGTTTTTAAATCTTTATGAATTGCAAATTTGTCGGACGAAGGTTATCCTTTTTGTTATGCCTGCTCAAACTCGTCCAGAGCTTTTTGACCTCTGCTACATACATTAGTGCAGCCCCTCCGCTCATCAGTATGGATACTGTGGACGCTTCCAGTATTTCATCTCGATTTGCACCTGCATCTAGAGCCTTCTTTATATATATTGTAATGCAGTACTCTCACCTTGCAGTTATGGCCGTTCCCAATGCAATCAATTCCTTTGTTTTTGTGTCAAGAACACCTGGCTCCAGTACATGTTTCATGAAATCTTGGAAATGTTGCATACTGTTCTTATTTTTCTTAGACAGAGTCTTCAATCGAATCACAGCAGGTAATGCAAATGCCAAATTAATAATTTTGTACATCTCCTTTCATAAATTCCCTCAGCAGGCAGGTGGCATAGCACCCCTTTAACAAGGAAAATGATAGGCGCAATGTTTTATCTTCCATTTTCCATCTTATCTTTCTCACTGGAGAGAGAATTATCCTTCGTATTCCTTGTGAAGACAGAAAGGGCATCCCGGGAATTATAAATTTTTCGGGCATAACACTTTCTTCTTTCAGAACTTTCCTTTCAATTTTACCCATTATATCATTTGCAAACCTTATGTTATGCCCTATGATGATGCCAGATGGAAAGCAATTACCTTTTTCGATCTGATGGTTCACTTTATCCAAGTTATTTTTGGTAACCTCAATTCCGTGCCTGCTCTGTACCTCCCCCTTACTTAAAGTTATAACAATATCTCCTTCTATAGCTCTATTAATGGGAATGCCTTCTTTCAACCTCATTGAAAGAATTTTGTTAAAAAGATATGACTGATAGGCATGGATAAACATGCTGGATAAGTTTTTCGGCAGTTTCTTTAAAGCCCCTGTCCAGTCTTCCTCATTTTTTGACAAATAGG
It contains:
- a CDS encoding HAMP domain-containing sensor histidine kinase, which codes for MMNADILAFINFIFSIAILIFVLKVYSVYKRAYILWFILSLSIVPFIFIYDLIWSSHGSPLGIVVYPVSVIIVELGIIIAQKNLISSIKSGEGEEYKMLLRDDVAILRSYEQLANFFIDKIAPLIGTNSIKELLESRIDKHPLLAGSYISVDERLNTKAIEEVINKLEVDDLSQAFYDLVSGLIELYSAFVPWEKAIDESRKAIGRVIEKNFLIFDWIIPIVLFRTVLEPVLRKCRPEDIKEIAILLNRSNSGVEIGKNGKIDIAALYRQYPEKNKMDFIIQKFLDILNKTYLILQQSLGEDNVNSMITMNFRKMPTNIKEKLYGEGMVEKLPRGVLEEEKVTLMSREMLVEELVERRKKLEKAYRELAEAELGKMKTTFLDVVAHELRTPLTSIKTYVELFKREKLGKLTKVQKEKLDIMAKNVDKLTNLINDMLQIPSIDVKELELRKEKFFTREVVEEVIEDCKEISDEKKQCVSIKIPTSSTLKGDKNLFGKAIKNILVNAIRYTPPGGKIKISARADGEKVHLRISDNGAGIPEDEIDRIFDPFYTGDNKNGGMGLGLSIVKNIIEGHGGKVWAESKVGRGSTFHLLIPGEGK
- a CDS encoding carboxymuconolactone decarboxylase family protein, with product MIRLKTLSKKNKNSMQHFQDFMKHVLEPGVLDTKTKELIALGTAITAR